In Cotesia glomerata isolate CgM1 linkage group LG1, MPM_Cglom_v2.3, whole genome shotgun sequence, one genomic interval encodes:
- the LOC123275183 gene encoding FNIP repeat-containing protein DDB_G0290617-like, with protein MAKKVLMIGFLLVIVEAVKVSDKIDLNANNDRFNANNFVNFDQGSGAVDPRINEAAGCHKKILCFKDPLTIINEIQLDIVDSGLLINRDESQINNKICDLTVKSKKDQFGNLITTVKFKLVTKINKVKVNDVPIINGFRGLINIDNDNNNNNNNHAPDPINPQIHQRYNTNNFQPSLGVPKNYFSRPQADFYYYNNKNNNNNNDDVGISRMYRGESYRRKPWMTSRDAIDDKIEPPLSKTSMNDQQ; from the exons ATGGCTAAGAAGGTTTTAATGATTGGATTTTTGCTCGTGATAGTTGAGGCTGTTAAAGTGTCGGATAAAATAGACTTGAATGCGAATAATGATCGATTTAATGCGAATAACTTTGTTAATTTTGACCAGGGCTCTGGAGCTGTTGATCCGAGAATAAACGAGGCCGCGGgttgtcataaaaaaattttatgctttAAA gATCCATTAACAATCATCAACGAAATTCAGCTAGACATAGTAGACAGCGGTTTATTAATAAACCGAGATGaaagtcaaataaataataaaatttgtgatttaactgtaaagtcaaaaaaagatcaatttggaaatttaataacgacagtcaaatttaaattggtaacaaaaattaataaagtaaaggtAAATGATGTACCGATCATTAATGGATTCCGTGGtcttattaatattgataatgataataataataataataataatcatgcACCTGATCCAATAAATCCACAg ATTCACCAGCGATACAACACGAATAATTTTCAACCTTCACTCGGTGTTCCGAAGAATTATTTTTCCCGACCGCAAGCggacttttattattacaataacaagaataataataataataacgatgACGTGGGTATCAGTCGAATGTATCGAGGAGAATCTTACAGACGGAAACCTTGGATGACTAGTAGAGATGCGATTGATGATAAAATCGAACCACCGCTGAGTAAAACTTCGATGAATGACCagcagtaa
- the LOC123275181 gene encoding cell surface glycoprotein 1-like isoform X2: MDIKVIACVVLILVSMSEGDLGVPLRDLTNGKFLYTHESRIRKREALGGDVNTKKTIKSNEAIPDYDSALDPIEPSPDADDNYDPYTDPPPEPTTAKPKTKPPTKNPVKSPSKRPSPGVKSPPAKPKNPTTPKPAPTPDPDTMSNEDKPEIPEESPDEPEKPVEKPEDPNKVDESKEEPVKGKKSPKNKNPVEKPEHPNKKQDSQPEPEDDKEPETPEGENENPEEEPESPKEENENPEEEPENPEGENENPEKEPENPEEEEPESPEGENENPEEEPENPEEKPEEEPENPEGENENPEEEPETPEEENENPEEEPESPDDNEKPEEENEQPEEDNDSPDEPVNNKKTPQSRSKPDKPKSNPNNAKGAKNKPQKPKDDNKSEEPSDNEEKPEDKQPDEPVNNTKRPKDNKNKPKPPRNNKNKPQKPAEDEDKPEEPTDNNEDPTDDEGNSENPEEPNDNDNEPEDEQPDEPNEPTKNTKSPKDNKTKPQPSKTNKNKPKQPEDDEKPEESTDSDNEPEEPTESEPEEPNNEEEEPEEPAEEEEPTEKPKTKKPQKPRTDVKSRPSNRPATRPPPPFPTSEPDDEPSPPTRLTTRPPPPFSRPKPAPKPQRPTRRTPTTESPEVDDEDQPDPNEEDQPNEDPVTEPPAVKGPKRPGVKNTSKPSPRPTPPSQSPSPTRPTKRKPKTTTTTTTPAPDDEDDTPDTDTDPEASEPEEDEYIRTTTPKPKRPSGTKRPTTRRPPKRRTTTTPAPEEEEEEEPEEEEQPEEPENPEDPDSNPAPDFSPRFGEDHEEDPSSSNPSKSPSQPDNSAYPQNPFLNPNMGAGSFASASASASANANANSNANANANANAFSSATAQGPWPDYVLRKLPPNLRPDNFNPNLPYPMQPRNNFPNNQNFGTKGSPSISAPPSQSNPNYTPIISMSGTFDLNDPSKRKNPFLPDRKSSGPNGYGSPLNSNPNNNKNNNNNNIDGKKNSNNGNNPAGAGAQSYASASSNAYGGPGPFGGFGPFSSPFISGRFGGNDINGFPSLGYQNDWLEKVQRQNREWLEKVQAQNAAFNRQAANNQFGNNGFSGGFSSGGGSSSSSSSSSSSDGTLGGNFASSSGGDSGGAWASGIASSGTQGSYQAGAFGPANPDITSRFADNLQPTGGRPGGDSHSSFSSSSSSQRRGPDGKLVSYKEVITGTDDNGKKVVHAIHS, encoded by the exons ATGGATATCAAGGTCATTGCGTGTGTTGTTTTGATCCTCGTGAGTATGAGTGAAG GTGATCTGGGCGTGCCATTGAGGGATCTTACCAACGGCAAGTTTCTCTATACTCACGAATCAAGGATACGGAAACGGGAAGCACTTGGTGGCGAtgttaatacaaaaaaaactattaaatctAATGAAGCAATACCTGACTATGACTCTGCTTTGGATCCTATTGAACCCTCGCCGGATGCTGATGATAATTATGATCCTTATACCGATCCTCCTCCAGAACCTACCACTGCGAAACCTAAAACTAAACCACCTACTAAAAATCCGGTTAAGTCGCCGTCGAAACGACCTAGTCCTGGGGTCAAAAGTCCGCCAGCTAAACCTAAAAATCCTACGACACCCAAACCAGCTCCAACTCCTGATCCTGATACTATGAGTAATGAAGATAAGCCTGAAATACCGGAGGAGTCTCCTGATGAGCCTGAAAAACCGGTTGAAAAGCCGGAAGATCCGAATAAAGTGGATGAAAGTAAAGAGGAGCCTGTAAAGGGTAAAAAAAGTCCTAAAAATAAGAATCCTGTTGAGAAACCGGAGCATCCGAATAAGAAACAGGACAGTCAACCTGAACCTGAAGATGATAAAGAGCCTGAAACTCCTGAGGGGGAAAATGAAAATCCGGAAGAAGAACCTGAAAGTCCTAAGGAAGAAAATGAGAATCCGGAAGAAGAACCGGAAAATCCAGAGGGTGAAAACGAGAATCCTGAAAAAGAGCCCGAAAATCCTGAGGAAGAAGAACCTGAAAGTCCTGAGGGAGAAAATGAGAATCCTGAGGAAGAACCCGAAAATCCTGAAGAAAAACCAGAAGAAGAACCAGAAAATCCTGAGGGAGAAAATGAGAATCCAGAAGAAGAACCTGAAACTCCTGAggaagaaaatgaaaatccGGAAGAAGAACCTGAAAGTCCAGATGACAATGAAAAACCTGAAGAAGAAAATGAACAGCCTGAAGAAGATAATGATTCACCAGACGAAcctgttaacaataaaaaaactcCACAAAGTAGGAGTAAACCTGACAAACCTAAAAGTAACCCTAATAATGCTAAGGGAGCTAAAAATAAGCCCCAAAAGCCTAAAGATGATAATAAATCCGAAGAACCATCTGACAATGAAGAGAAACCTGAAGACAAACAACCAGATGAGCCTGTAAACAACACAAAACGCCCGAAAGATAATAAGAATAAACCTAAACCTCCtcgaaacaataaaaataaacctcAAAAACCTGCTGAAGATGAAGATAAACCGGAAGAACCTACTGACAATAATGAAGACCCAACAGATGATGAAGGTAACTCTGAAAACCCAGAAGAACcaaatgataatgataatgaaccTGAAGATGAACAACCTGATGAGCCTAATGAGCCTACAAAGAATACCAAAAGTCCAAAAGACAATAAAACTAAACCCCAACCTtctaaaactaataaaaataagccaAAACAGCCTGAAGATGACGAAAAGCCAGAAGAATCTACTGATAGTGATAACGAGCCTGAAGAACCAACAGAAAGCGAACCCGAAGAACCAAATAACGAGGAAGAAGAACCTGAAGAGCCTGCAGAAGAGGAGGAGCCCACAGAAAAGCCTAAAACCAAAAAACCTCAAAAACCAAGAACTGATGTTAAATCTCGTCCTTCAAATAGACCAGCTACAAGACCTCCTCCGCCTTTTCCAACATCAGAACCCGATGATGAACCATCTCCTCCAACTCGTCTAACCACTAGACCACCTCCGCCGTTCTCCAGGCCAAAGCCAGCACCTAAACCCCAAAGACCAACGCGTAGAACACCTACCACCGAAAGTCCTGAAGTTGATGACGAAGATCAACCAGATCCTAACGAAGAAGACCAACCAAACGAAGACCCAGTCACTGAACCACCAGCCGTAAAAGGTCCAAAACGACCTGGCGTTAAAAATACTTCGAAACCCTCTCCAAGACCTACGCCACCGAGCCAAAGTCCTTCACCAACCAGACCAACCAAAAGGAAACCCAAAACCACTACCACTACCACTACTCCTGCTCCTGATGATGAAGACGATACTCCTGATACTGATACTGATCCAGAAGCTTCGGAACCAGAAGAAGACGAATATATCCGTACGACCACTCCTAAACCTAAACGACCTTCCGGAACTAAGCGACCAACCACTCGACGACCTCCTAAACGTCGCACCACTACTACACCTGCTCCTgaagaggaggaggaggaggagccagaagaagaagagcaacCCGAGGAGCCTGAAAATCCTGAAGACCCCGATTCAAATCCGGCTCCAGACTTTTCTCCAAGGTTTGGTGAAGACCATGAAGAAGATCCCAGTTCTTCAAACCCTTCAAAGTCTCCATCACAGCCAGACAATTCAGCGTACCCACAAAATCCTTTCCTCAACCCAAACATGGGAGCTGGCAGTTTCGCGTCTGCTAGCGCAAGTGCAAGTGCAAATGCTAATGCTAATTCCAATGCTAATGCCAATGCCAATGCTAACGCATTCTCATCAGCAACAGCACAAGGTCCCTGGCCCGACTATGTGCTGAGAAAACTCCCTCCAAACCTGCGTCCCGACAATTTCAACCCCAACCTTCCCTACCCCATGCAACCGAGAAATAATTTCCCAAACAACCAAAACTTTGGCACAAAAGGTTCTCCCTCTATTTCTGCACCTCCTTCTCAATCTAATCCAAATTACACCCCAATCATCAGTATGTCCGGCACATTCGATTTAAATGATCCTTCTAAACGCAAAAATCCTTTCTTGCCCGATCGCAAAAGCAGTGGCCCTAACGGTTATGGTTCTCCGCTAAACTCAAACCCaaacaataacaaaaacaacaataataacaatattgacggtaaaaaaaattcaaacaacGGGAATAATCCGGCAGGAGCCGGTGCACAGAGTTACGCAAGTGCCAGCTCAAATGCCTATGGAGGGCCTGGACCTTTCGGCGGCTTCGGACCTTTCTCATCCCCGTTTATTAGCGGAAGATTCGGTGGAAATGATATCAACGGATTCCCGTCCTTAG GATACCAAAATGACTGGCTGGAAAAAGTTCAGCGTCAAAACAGAGAGTGGTTAGAAAAAGTTCAAGCCCAAAATGCGGCATTTAACCGTCAAGCCGCAAACAACCA aTTTGGGAACAATGGATTTAGCGGTGGATTCAGCTCTGGAGGCGGCTCTAGTAGCAGCtccagcagcagcagcagctcTGATGGCACTCTTGGTGGTAATTTTGCTTCTAGCTCCGGTGGTGATTCCGGAGGAGCTTGGGCTTCGGGCATCGCCAGTTCTGGAACTCAAGGAAGTTATCAAGCTGGTGCTTTTGGACcc gCAAATCCCGATATAACATCGCGATTCGCTGATAACTTACAACCCACCGGTGGCCGTCCAGGTGGTGATTCACACAGCTCTTTCTCAAGTTCAAGTTCAAGTCAACGCAGGGGACCTGACGGTAAACTCGTCTCTTATAAAGAAGTAATTACTGGAACTGATGACAACGGAAAGAAGGTCGTCCATGCAATCCACAGTTAA
- the LOC123275181 gene encoding cell surface glycoprotein 1-like isoform X1, with protein MDIKVIACVVLILVSMSEGDLGVPLRDLTNGKFLYTHESRIRKREALGGDVNTKKTIKSNEAIPDYDSALDPIEPSPDADDNYDPYTDPPPEPTTAKPKTKPPTKNPVKSPSKRPSPGVKSPPAKPKNPTTPKPAPTPDPDTMSNEDKPEIPEESPDEPEKPVEKPEDPNKVDESKEEPVKGKKSPKNKNPVEKPEHPNKKQDSQPEPEDDKEPETPEGENENPEEEPESPKEENENPEEEPENPEGENENPEKEPENPEEEEPESPEGENENPEEEPENPEEKPEEEPENPEGENENPEEEPETPEEENENPEEEPESPDDNEKPEEENEQPEEDNDSPDEPVNNKKTPQSRSKPDKPKSNPNNAKGAKNKPQKPKDDNKSEEPSDNEEKPEDKQPDEPVNNTKRPKDNKNKPKPPRNNKNKPQKPAEDEDKPEEPTDNNEDPTDDEGNSENPEEPNDNDNEPEDEQPDEPNEPTKNTKSPKDNKTKPQPSKTNKNKPKQPEDDEKPEESTDSDNEPEEPTESEPEEPNNEEEEPEEPAEEEEPTEKPKTKKPQKPRTDVKSRPSNRPATRPPPPFPTSEPDDEPSPPTRLTTRPPPPFSRPKPAPKPQRPTRRTPTTESPEVDDEDQPDPNEEDQPNEDPVTEPPAVKGPKRPGVKNTSKPSPRPTPPSQSPSPTRPTKRKPKTTTTTTTPAPDDEDDTPDTDTDPEASEPEEDEYIRTTTPKPKRPSGTKRPTTRRPPKRRTTTTPAPEEEEEEEPEEEEQPEEPENPEDPDSNPAPDFSPRFGEDHEEDPSSSNPSKSPSQPDNSAYPQNPFLNPNMGAGSFASASASASANANANSNANANANANAFSSATAQGPWPDYVLRKLPPNLRPDNFNPNLPYPMQPRNNFPNNQNFGTKGSPSISAPPSQSNPNYTPIISMSGTFDLNDPSKRKNPFLPDRKSSGPNGYGSPLNSNPNNNKNNNNNNIDGKKNSNNGNNPAGAGAQSYASASSNAYGGPGPFGGFGPFSSPFISGRFGGNDINGFPSLGYQNDWLEKVQRQNREWLEKVQAQNAAFNRQAANNQGPGAWAIGSASITDSAPMRPDTRVFTRTHVTYPLVMGTPFPGGYEGLPQFPSRFGNNGFSGGFSSGGGSSSSSSSSSSSDGTLGGNFASSSGGDSGGAWASGIASSGTQGSYQAGAFGPANPDITSRFADNLQPTGGRPGGDSHSSFSSSSSSQRRGPDGKLVSYKEVITGTDDNGKKVVHAIHS; from the exons ATGGATATCAAGGTCATTGCGTGTGTTGTTTTGATCCTCGTGAGTATGAGTGAAG GTGATCTGGGCGTGCCATTGAGGGATCTTACCAACGGCAAGTTTCTCTATACTCACGAATCAAGGATACGGAAACGGGAAGCACTTGGTGGCGAtgttaatacaaaaaaaactattaaatctAATGAAGCAATACCTGACTATGACTCTGCTTTGGATCCTATTGAACCCTCGCCGGATGCTGATGATAATTATGATCCTTATACCGATCCTCCTCCAGAACCTACCACTGCGAAACCTAAAACTAAACCACCTACTAAAAATCCGGTTAAGTCGCCGTCGAAACGACCTAGTCCTGGGGTCAAAAGTCCGCCAGCTAAACCTAAAAATCCTACGACACCCAAACCAGCTCCAACTCCTGATCCTGATACTATGAGTAATGAAGATAAGCCTGAAATACCGGAGGAGTCTCCTGATGAGCCTGAAAAACCGGTTGAAAAGCCGGAAGATCCGAATAAAGTGGATGAAAGTAAAGAGGAGCCTGTAAAGGGTAAAAAAAGTCCTAAAAATAAGAATCCTGTTGAGAAACCGGAGCATCCGAATAAGAAACAGGACAGTCAACCTGAACCTGAAGATGATAAAGAGCCTGAAACTCCTGAGGGGGAAAATGAAAATCCGGAAGAAGAACCTGAAAGTCCTAAGGAAGAAAATGAGAATCCGGAAGAAGAACCGGAAAATCCAGAGGGTGAAAACGAGAATCCTGAAAAAGAGCCCGAAAATCCTGAGGAAGAAGAACCTGAAAGTCCTGAGGGAGAAAATGAGAATCCTGAGGAAGAACCCGAAAATCCTGAAGAAAAACCAGAAGAAGAACCAGAAAATCCTGAGGGAGAAAATGAGAATCCAGAAGAAGAACCTGAAACTCCTGAggaagaaaatgaaaatccGGAAGAAGAACCTGAAAGTCCAGATGACAATGAAAAACCTGAAGAAGAAAATGAACAGCCTGAAGAAGATAATGATTCACCAGACGAAcctgttaacaataaaaaaactcCACAAAGTAGGAGTAAACCTGACAAACCTAAAAGTAACCCTAATAATGCTAAGGGAGCTAAAAATAAGCCCCAAAAGCCTAAAGATGATAATAAATCCGAAGAACCATCTGACAATGAAGAGAAACCTGAAGACAAACAACCAGATGAGCCTGTAAACAACACAAAACGCCCGAAAGATAATAAGAATAAACCTAAACCTCCtcgaaacaataaaaataaacctcAAAAACCTGCTGAAGATGAAGATAAACCGGAAGAACCTACTGACAATAATGAAGACCCAACAGATGATGAAGGTAACTCTGAAAACCCAGAAGAACcaaatgataatgataatgaaccTGAAGATGAACAACCTGATGAGCCTAATGAGCCTACAAAGAATACCAAAAGTCCAAAAGACAATAAAACTAAACCCCAACCTtctaaaactaataaaaataagccaAAACAGCCTGAAGATGACGAAAAGCCAGAAGAATCTACTGATAGTGATAACGAGCCTGAAGAACCAACAGAAAGCGAACCCGAAGAACCAAATAACGAGGAAGAAGAACCTGAAGAGCCTGCAGAAGAGGAGGAGCCCACAGAAAAGCCTAAAACCAAAAAACCTCAAAAACCAAGAACTGATGTTAAATCTCGTCCTTCAAATAGACCAGCTACAAGACCTCCTCCGCCTTTTCCAACATCAGAACCCGATGATGAACCATCTCCTCCAACTCGTCTAACCACTAGACCACCTCCGCCGTTCTCCAGGCCAAAGCCAGCACCTAAACCCCAAAGACCAACGCGTAGAACACCTACCACCGAAAGTCCTGAAGTTGATGACGAAGATCAACCAGATCCTAACGAAGAAGACCAACCAAACGAAGACCCAGTCACTGAACCACCAGCCGTAAAAGGTCCAAAACGACCTGGCGTTAAAAATACTTCGAAACCCTCTCCAAGACCTACGCCACCGAGCCAAAGTCCTTCACCAACCAGACCAACCAAAAGGAAACCCAAAACCACTACCACTACCACTACTCCTGCTCCTGATGATGAAGACGATACTCCTGATACTGATACTGATCCAGAAGCTTCGGAACCAGAAGAAGACGAATATATCCGTACGACCACTCCTAAACCTAAACGACCTTCCGGAACTAAGCGACCAACCACTCGACGACCTCCTAAACGTCGCACCACTACTACACCTGCTCCTgaagaggaggaggaggaggagccagaagaagaagagcaacCCGAGGAGCCTGAAAATCCTGAAGACCCCGATTCAAATCCGGCTCCAGACTTTTCTCCAAGGTTTGGTGAAGACCATGAAGAAGATCCCAGTTCTTCAAACCCTTCAAAGTCTCCATCACAGCCAGACAATTCAGCGTACCCACAAAATCCTTTCCTCAACCCAAACATGGGAGCTGGCAGTTTCGCGTCTGCTAGCGCAAGTGCAAGTGCAAATGCTAATGCTAATTCCAATGCTAATGCCAATGCCAATGCTAACGCATTCTCATCAGCAACAGCACAAGGTCCCTGGCCCGACTATGTGCTGAGAAAACTCCCTCCAAACCTGCGTCCCGACAATTTCAACCCCAACCTTCCCTACCCCATGCAACCGAGAAATAATTTCCCAAACAACCAAAACTTTGGCACAAAAGGTTCTCCCTCTATTTCTGCACCTCCTTCTCAATCTAATCCAAATTACACCCCAATCATCAGTATGTCCGGCACATTCGATTTAAATGATCCTTCTAAACGCAAAAATCCTTTCTTGCCCGATCGCAAAAGCAGTGGCCCTAACGGTTATGGTTCTCCGCTAAACTCAAACCCaaacaataacaaaaacaacaataataacaatattgacggtaaaaaaaattcaaacaacGGGAATAATCCGGCAGGAGCCGGTGCACAGAGTTACGCAAGTGCCAGCTCAAATGCCTATGGAGGGCCTGGACCTTTCGGCGGCTTCGGACCTTTCTCATCCCCGTTTATTAGCGGAAGATTCGGTGGAAATGATATCAACGGATTCCCGTCCTTAG GATACCAAAATGACTGGCTGGAAAAAGTTCAGCGTCAAAACAGAGAGTGGTTAGAAAAAGTTCAAGCCCAAAATGCGGCATTTAACCGTCAAGCCGCAAACAACCA AGGTCCTGGCGCGTGGGCGATCGGTTCTGCTTCTATAACCGATTCTGCACCAATGCGTCCCGACACTAGAGTTTTCACGCGTACTCATGTTACGTATCCCTTGGTGATGGGTACACCTTTCCCCGGAGGCTACGAAGGTCTGCCGCAGTTTCCTTCTAG aTTTGGGAACAATGGATTTAGCGGTGGATTCAGCTCTGGAGGCGGCTCTAGTAGCAGCtccagcagcagcagcagctcTGATGGCACTCTTGGTGGTAATTTTGCTTCTAGCTCCGGTGGTGATTCCGGAGGAGCTTGGGCTTCGGGCATCGCCAGTTCTGGAACTCAAGGAAGTTATCAAGCTGGTGCTTTTGGACcc gCAAATCCCGATATAACATCGCGATTCGCTGATAACTTACAACCCACCGGTGGCCGTCCAGGTGGTGATTCACACAGCTCTTTCTCAAGTTCAAGTTCAAGTCAACGCAGGGGACCTGACGGTAAACTCGTCTCTTATAAAGAAGTAATTACTGGAACTGATGACAACGGAAAGAAGGTCGTCCATGCAATCCACAGTTAA